Sequence from the Candidatus Accumulibacter similis genome:
ACGTGCATCGCTTCGGCTTCGAGTCGCTGCGGCAAATGAAGAGTGAGGCCGACAAGCATGTCGCCGCGGCGCTCGGCGTCATTGGCCGATTCCCCGAAGTGGCCGGTCTGTGAGGGTGGGAAGATGAGCGAAGACGAAATCAGGGAACTCGATCGGCAGGTGAAGAAGCTCAAGCGCCTCGCCGCAGAGCAGGCGGCGAGGCTTCACGATCTGGTCGAGGACGGTTTGCCTGCGGCCTGGCAGGAGCTCCCGGAAACCTCACAGGCAACGATCCTCGCGTGCCAGGCTTGGGCGGAAGCCAATGCCCGGCTGCAGGCGGCCCTGAAAGGATAGGCACATGGGCATCATCACCGGACGCACCCGCGGCGGGGACGAGTGGATCCCGCAATTCGTGAGTTTTCTCGATCCGAAAAAGTGCATCGGCTGCGGCCGCTGCTACAAGGTCTGTCCACGCAATGTTCTCGATCTGGTCGAGCGCAGCGAGCAACTGCTGGCCGAGGCGGACGATGACGCCGATGACGACGACGAAATGATGGTGATGACCATCGTCAACGGCGGCGACTGCATCGGCTGCGGTGCCTGCGGCCGCGTCTGCCCGAAGGACTGCTACACCTACGAGGCTGCCAGTGGATGAGCTCGACGCGCCGGTCGGCGTGGCCGCCGGCAATCGCGTCGCAGTCCGGCGTGTCGGGTTTGCGACATCCGCCAGACCGCGAAGGGAAGCCAATGAGTCGTTCAATTTCATGGTGTTGCGCGTTCTCGACCAAGCTGGTACGAAGCTTGCCTTGATCACTCCAGGGAACCCGCCCCGTCTCAAGGAGAGCACCTCATGATCCACCTGACCCCGGCCGCGCTGAAGGCGATCGGCCGCTTCATCAAGGCCACCGAGGCGCCGATTGCCGGCCTGCGCATTTTTGTCTGCGGCGGCGGTTGCGCCGGCCTGCAATACCGGCTTCGCCTCGAGCAGGACAAGACCGATGACGACCTGGCACTCGACATTGGTGCCGCGGCCCCGCTGCTGGTTGATCCGCTGAGTCACTCGCTGCTCGACGGCCTGCGCATCGATTTCGTCGATAGCCTCACCCGCACCGGCTTCCAGTTCAACAACCCGAATGTTGTCGGCGCCTGCGCCTGCGGCCAGTCGTTCGCCGCCTGAGGAGACCGCCATGTGGGACTACTCCGACAAGGTGCGCGAGCATTTCTTCAACCCGAGAAACTCGGGGCCGCTCGACGACGCCAACGCCATCGGTGATTTCGGTTCGATCAAGTGCGGTGACGCGCTCCGACTGATGCTCAGGGTCAATCCGCAAACCGAGGTGATCGACGATGCACGCTTCCAGACTTTCGGCTGCGGCTCGGCGATCGCCTCGTCGTCCGCGCTGACCGAGATCATCAAGGGAAAGACGCTGGACGAAGCGCTGCAGGTCAGCAACCAGGACATCGCCGACTATCTCGACGGACTGCCGCCGGAAAAGATGCACTGTTCGGTGATGGGGCGTGAGGCGCTGCAGGCCGCGGTTGCCGACTATCGCGGTGAGAGCTGGAAGGATGATCACCAGGAGAGTGAACTGGTCTGCAAGTGCTTCGCCATCGACACCGTGATGATCGAGGACACGGTCCGCGCCAACCGCTTGCGGACGATCGAGGAAGTGGCCAACTACACCAAGGCCGGGGGTGGCTGCTCGGCGTGTCACGAGAAGATCGAGGACATCCTGATCGCCGCCAATGGCCGGCTTTACGCCGCAGCGGTGAAGCCGACCCAGGCGCCTCCGGCGACCAGCGACGCGCCCGGCAGGCCGAAACTGACCAACTACCAGCGGATCCGCAGGATCGAGGAGACCCTGGACGCGATCCGCCCCCTGCTGCAACGTGACCACGGCGACGTCACCCTGGTCGAGGTCGATGGCAGGAACATCTACGTCGAGCTCAGCGGTGCCTGCCAGGGGTGTGCGATGCAGGCTGCCACTCTCGGCGGCGTGCAGCAGAAGCTCTGTGAAACGCTGGGCGAGCTGGTGCAGGTGCTGCCGGTCGCCGCACTGGTCCGCGCGTAGCGGCATCATTCGATGGGAGAAGCCATGCAACCGATCTACATGGACAACAATGCCACGACCGCCTGTGATCCAGCCGTCGTGGCAGCGATGCTGCCCTTCTTTACCGAGCAGTTCGGCAATGCTTCGTCGATCCACAGCTTTGGATCCCACGTCGGCAAGGCGATCACGCAGGCGCGCGCGCAGGTCCAGTCGCTGCTCGGCGCGGCGCACGACAGCGAAATCGTGTTCAATTCCTGTGGCACCGAGGCCGACGCGACCGCCATCCTCTCGGCGTTGAAAGCCAATCCGGAACGACGGACGGTGATCACCACGACGGTCGAGCACCCGGCGGTCCTGAACCTGTGCAACGCACTCGAGAAGGAAGGCTGCGTCGTGCATCGCCTGCGCGTCGACCGCAAGGGACGGCTCGACCTCGACGAGTATGCTTCGCTGCTCGACGACCGCGTGGCGATCGTTTCCGTGATGTGGGCAAACAATGAAACGGGTACGCTCTTTCCCGTCGAGGAGATGGCGGAGATGGCGCACGCGCAAGGCATTCTCTTTCACACGGACGCCGTA
This genomic interval carries:
- the fdxB gene encoding ferredoxin III, nif-specific, translating into MGIITGRTRGGDEWIPQFVSFLDPKKCIGCGRCYKVCPRNVLDLVERSEQLLAEADDDADDDDEMMVMTIVNGGDCIGCGACGRVCPKDCYTYEAASG
- a CDS encoding iron-sulfur cluster assembly accessory protein, producing MIHLTPAALKAIGRFIKATEAPIAGLRIFVCGGGCAGLQYRLRLEQDKTDDDLALDIGAAAPLLVDPLSHSLLDGLRIDFVDSLTRTGFQFNNPNVVGACACGQSFAA
- the nifU gene encoding Fe-S cluster assembly protein NifU; this translates as MWDYSDKVREHFFNPRNSGPLDDANAIGDFGSIKCGDALRLMLRVNPQTEVIDDARFQTFGCGSAIASSSALTEIIKGKTLDEALQVSNQDIADYLDGLPPEKMHCSVMGREALQAAVADYRGESWKDDHQESELVCKCFAIDTVMIEDTVRANRLRTIEEVANYTKAGGGCSACHEKIEDILIAANGRLYAAAVKPTQAPPATSDAPGRPKLTNYQRIRRIEETLDAIRPLLQRDHGDVTLVEVDGRNIYVELSGACQGCAMQAATLGGVQQKLCETLGELVQVLPVAALVRA